The Aspergillus oryzae RIB40 DNA, chromosome 5 genome segment GTCCTTGGAACTCCCACCCGGGAGCAGATTCGCACCATGAACCCCAACTACATGGAGCACAAATTCCCGCAGATCAAGCCACACCCTTTCAACAAAGTATATCTACCTCCACCTTGGACTCTCAAGCGAAGTTCTAACACAGTTCTGGCAGGTATTCCGGAGAGCTCCTCATGAGGCCATTGATTTGATCTCTGCTTTGCTGGAATATACACCAACGCAGCGGCTGTCAGCCATTGAAGCGATGGTTCACCCATTTTTTGATGAACTCAGGGATCCTAGCACCCGGCTACCTGATTCCCGGCACCAGAATGGGCCATCGCGAGAGCTCCCTAATCTGTTTGATTTCTCTCGACATGGTCTGCCCCCTCTTTCCCATGCTTACTAGCAATCAAGGCTAACGGCTTAGCAGAACTTTCTATCGCACCGGCAATGAACAGTCGGCTTATTCCCCCTCATGCACGCCCTGCCCTCGAAGCCCGCGGGATAGATATTGATAACTTTACACCCCTAACGAAAGATGAAATGATGGCACGCCTTGATTGAGTTGAGGTGTGCGATACTTACGAAGTACACGGTTGTTCATAGTACGGTCACATGCACGTGTGCGCGAGAACCTGATGCTATGCTGTACGAGTTCACTTTGATGCACCAGGCGGTTATAAACTGGGAGAGGTCATTTCAGTTGTAGACCCTATTCCATTGGCGAGACATCTGGGAGCTGGTTTCTCTGCGGCGGGGGTGATGACTTTCAGGCAATTTCAAAGGtaaacaggaaaagaaaaagacaaaaaaattcacagaaagaaacaaggacAAAATGTCGAAAGAGAGTGTACCACCCTCTGTCATAGCTGGAaaagttcttttttttttcttttttcttttttttattgaaaaagaaaaaaaaaaagggggggggggggggggggaagaacGGGTACTGGAGCATGGCCGTTTCATGCAAAGAAGGTGATGGATTGTCATAGCCTGGAGTTATTGAGGTGTCTGAGACAGCCCTTGGGAGGAAAAAAAGTGTGATACCCTTACCGCATGAGTCTGCCTTCCGGATTCATTTCTGCATAGCTTCATCTCTCGATTCGAAGGTGTTATAAATGTCGCAAGTCTTATGGAGAAGGGCGGAGAGATGGATATCCTACAAATACGTCAGATATCGCTGAGGATTTTTATGCTTGGATGCACATCAATCATGTGCTAGTGAGCATGCTTTGAATATAGGTATTGGAGGTTTAATTCCCTCGACTTGCAGCGTTAGAAATGCCCTCATCTTTGTGCCTTCGCCTCCTTTTTCTACTCATTctcgcctttctttttgctccTTAAATATTCTTTACTGTTTGTCTTCTACTCTCATACTCATCCCATTTGCTCGCTGTTCACTTTTCACGAATCCGGCTTTATTTGTTTGGATCGAATGATCATGTTCCTCGCCGATGAAGCTGGTGCATAGTGCTTAGTTCCGAAGCAGACGACTGATATACTattctcttttatttttcttctcttccccctcgccacttctctcctccccacttccctcttcccttcctcctATTAAAGTCCCACGTACACCTGGAACATCGCATTCCTTGATGTGTATAACCACAATCTTGTAATTGCATGATTTGACCCCTCTTATTTCCGTCATTCATTGCCTCATGCTGTAATTGCAAGTTTATCCCCGAGTTTTCTAGTATTTATCCCTCCCAATAGTCGGGATGGTCTATGGATGTAGGAGGCCATTATTGTCATATTCATCGACAACCATATAAGTGCCAGTGGGTCTCAAGCGCTGCCGGTAACTGTACTCTAGGTGAATGGGCGAGAGGAATCCGAGTTGACCATTATGTCGCTCTCCCCATACAGTTCCGCGGCAAAGGCAGAAGGTGAAATGCGATGTTCCATGTTTGTGATAGATATCATTGCTGTTTAGCTAGGTAAGAGATGGTGTTTGAACTAGATCTGATCTTAGGAATCTCAGAATGGGGCCACGGGACATCTGTGTGTAATTCAAATGGCCAGCTGGTCTCATTCTGTTTCTGAAAGATAATTCATTCATGGTACATTCTGGTGTAATTTACTGTATGTGTGTTAATGTGTATGTACTTGAACTAACTTAGTATGTACATAAGTAGTTAGATATATTAACGTTAAGTTAACTAACATAATTGGTAAGCACCCTGCGCATATAAGCACCCTGTGCACCACCCGctatatagaaaatttaaataattaaaatactataaatttagatttctatataaaaataaatagttctattaatttagataatatataattttataattctatatactatagctagaatatttaaataaaatatatttaaaaattaatttaatagaTAAAGAtctatctatttatatagctttatttatctaattttaatatttaataaaaatttagattttaaatattaatatatcttttttaaaaataatttatttaataaaatatttttattttttaaattattttttatatatagtttaatattattttaattaatattttaatattattatattatttataatttatttaatatttttaattaattaatttaaattaattttaatagataaattaaaattataaaattaatttttaaatagttttttaaatataaattttaatttttttaattatttaattatataaaatattttaaatattaaattattttaattattaaatttattatctagaaatataaagattttaaattaaattattaattaaaaaaaatatatttaaaatttAAAGAAACTAgattaataattttaaaaatattataaatattatttttaataaaaatttttatataaatttaaaaatatatttttaaaaaattaaatttattaatataattaaatttataatatattttaaatttaattaaatttttatataaatcttttaatagtaaaaaaataataatattaaataattaaaatttataaaaaatatatataaatatataaattaatataatattattttttatatagatttaattaaattaaaatattaaataattattataattatctaaaataaataaataatatttttttataaattaattaataatataaaatataaaataattttataattaatataaattaattttattatttatttaattattaaaattaattttaattttttaattaaaaaaattatttttatttttatattaagattttatatatattttatttttaaaaataatataaaaaaataaaatttatttattaaaattaatatattttataataataatctatttttaatttttNNNNNNNNNNNNNNNNNNNNNNNNNNNNNNNNNNNNNNNNNNNNNNNNNNNNNNNNNNNNNNNNNNNNNNNNNNNNNNNNNNNNNNNNNNNNNNNNNNNNcttataaaaaatatatataaatatatagattaatataatattattttttatataaatctaattaaattaagatattaaataattattataattatttaaaataagtaaataatatttttctataaattaattaataatataaaatataaaataattttataattaataaagattaattttattatttatttagctATTAGAATTAATCtctattttttaattaaaaaaaatcttattatttttatattaaatctctatatatattttatttttaaaaataatataaaaaaatagagTCTATCTATTAGaattaatatattctataatagtaatctatttttaatttcttaattataataaaaataatttttttaatatattagatttaATAATAAGTTTAACTATAGTtattagatctattataaatctagttttattaaaattatagatattatttAAAACTATATTATACTTTTAAATagttttatttatctatttaaattaaatatctAAAATCTTAAAAttctctattttaatatactaataattataataatatataaaatagattttaaatttaaatatatatctagtaaaattatatatctattttttctttataatagtaaaaaaaaaaagataatattatattttaaaaataaaatattagctattttttatatatatatagactaaGAAaatactctatatttatttaataaaaaaatctattttttaaataatttttttttattaataattattttataattattagCGTATTATTTATCTTTAAAagagatttttttttaaataattatatagaatagatttaAAAagattaaatatattaatagtCTTTCTAAAACTACtaaatttatttttttttaaaattaatatagCTAATAAAATCCGGCCTTtctatttaatatataattttaataatttagatATTTTTAATAGTATAGctaatattttaattctCTAAGAAATTAAGGtatatagaaaatatatTAGGTATACAGCTTACTTACGTGCACAGCTCGCTTACCAATTACATTAAGTTAGTTTATTATATAATCAACGGCACGGAGCATCCCTTATCCCGACCCTTGGTGAGCTCAGGGTGTCGGCGATGTTTTACTTTAGATTCATGCGCACGCGTGATCTTTGCTCCGATAGACATTACTGGCGGTGAATGTGTCTGTGGACGCACCTTTATGTGTCCCATCCACAGTATACAGCTTTATAGTGCATCGCTCAATATCTAGCTCATCCCAATTGGCGAAGGCACGAAGACCTACGTGCCTAGTAATAGATAGCTATGGTTGACTACGAACGCCGTCATCACGGGCCTAAGGGTGGCCGCAAAAGGCGCTATAGAGGTCAGTGTGaactcttcccttttttagaaaaaggaaaagctaTGGCATCTACCGCATTACCCTTTCTCTTGGCCCCTCGgattgtggtgttttggttgCTCTTTCTACTAACGAGTACTGCGCGGATACAGAAGACGATGACTATGATCGACGCCAGAGACGCAAATACGAAGAACCTTTGGTGGCGAAGGTCCGAAGACAGCTATTAACCATTGCGGAATCTGTATGATCACTTTGCTTCGATGCTGAGTTTTTGGTTATCAATGTCATGACTTACACTTTCATATTAGGCCGCCAGAAGAGCCGAAGACGATGTTGTAAACATTGCAAAAAGCGTCGCCGATAATtatgaggatgaggagctgaGACAGACTTTTGTTGCTATCTCAGTTGACCTGTACGCTTAGCCTGGCCCTGGTTTTTCCGTTCGAATGCTAATACAATGCGACCCATGACAGTGCCCTAGAGCAGCCGCTGAAAATCCCTTTTATCGCAGCGACGGTCTTGTCTGCCAATCTCTACAGATCAGAGCTTGTGTCCGATGTCCTTACAAAAGCGAGCGAATACTTACAACACTACATCAACAATGGGGCGTGGCGTGAAgtcaagcttcttctccgacttCTTGGATGCTTACAGATATTGTATGAAGGAGATGGCATCTTCCCAATCCTGGAAGAGCTTTTTGAGCGTGCCGTTGTTCTGCAGACAGCCTCTTCTGAAGATGTGAGCAGTTTCGTTGTCTATTATGTGCACATCCACTAATAAGTCGTGTATAGTTGCTAGGACTGGAACTCGTGAAGATaattctcttcaccattcCATACATAATGGCTTCTCCGATAACAGGTTTTGAGGCTCAGGCAAATGCCCTTCTTGAAAAGACAGACATCATTGCATCGACCCCGCATGCGTTGGTGGAATTGGTTAATCCGTTTAGCCCCGAACATGACACTTCATCTGCTGCACAAAGCGTTATTAGCCTGCTTCAAAGTCAACTCCAGCAGGAAGCCAGCCGGAATTGGGAACTCGCATGTCTTCCTCGACCGTGGAAAGGTGGACGcgacaatgaagaagagcagaaaCCCTTGGATTCCGGCGCAAAGCATGCATTCCCTCAAATAACTGTGCCCGACCCTGTACAAAATGGATCCAGGGCGATTTTCCCTGAAGTTTACATGTCCGTGTATTCCAACCAAGAGGTAGAAACTGTCCCTCCAACGTCGGACATTGCATCATCTCTGCTGCGGGACGCTCTTGTTGACACgatcaacatcctcgacTTCAATCGTATTGCCACTGCCAAGTATctcattgacattgactgTTACTTTACGCCGCATACTTTCGTGAAGCGTGCAACCCCCTTCGACAGATTACGCGATATCTCCGGAGACCGCCCGACGTGGAAGCCCGAAGACGTGGCCGTGGATGCAGTTTTCTCTCAATTATTCCAACTTCCTTCCCCGCAGCACAAGCTTGTGTACTATCACTCAGTTCTCACCGAGTGCTGTAAGATTGCACCGGCTGCCATTGCTCCGAGCTTGGGGCGTGCGATTCGTTTTCTCTATCGCAGCTTGGAAACGATTGATCTGGATTTAAGCCATCGATTCTTGGATTGGTTTGCTCACCATCTAAGCAATTTTGGGTTCACATGGAAATGGAGTGAATGGTCAGTCCCACCGCAACGATACAGATCCCTACCTTAAccccaaaacaaacaaatactactactactactactactactactactactactactactactactactactactactaataataataataataatagaaggCAGAATGAGGGGCTAACCGTTGAAAAAGGATCGATGACCTTGAACTTTCCTCAGTTCATCCAAAGATGGCCTTTATAATCGGCGCGCTGGACAAGGAGATCAGGTTAAGCTTTGCCCAGCGTATTAGAGGTACTCTTCCAGACCCTTATCAAGATTTGATTACAgaaggcaaggagaaggataCCCCCGACTTCAAATACTCATTGGATAGTAAGTTCATGCGCTCTAATCCTGTCGTGGACCTCTAAGAACCTGTTGActtatcttcatcctcgACAGCCACACCCTATGCCAACGAAGGCACCGAAATCATGCAGCTCATCCGTAAAAAAGCAACTGATGACGATATCCTCCCAATAATTAATGCTATTGAAGAGCAAGCTAGGGCGATGGGAGTTGAAGACCCTATGCTACCTTCAACAGATGCGTTCGTCACGGCAATTTGCTTCGTTGGGTCAAAATCACTTTCTCACGTACTGTCTTGCATTGAGCGAAACAAAGAACGGCTTCTGGCTATTGGCCCCAAGTCCACTCGTGCACGTCGCCAGATTATAACCTCTGTCATGGAATATTGGACCGATCAGCCAGGAATCGgtatcaacatcatcgacaaGTTACTGAATTACACAATCCTAACGCCACTATCCGTCATTGAGTGGGCACTGGTAGACAAGCTCGAGGCCGGGACGATTTTGGCAAGAACACATGTTTTTGAGATGATATCAGCCACTGTGGGAAAGGTCACCAACCGTCTGCGCCAAATCGTTGCGGCACGAACTCAGCCAGGTCTGTATGAGCCACAGTTGAGTGTTCTAGATGAAACCTTAAACCGTGAGAAGGCAGATATGCAGGCGCTCTTCAAGGTAATTGAAGATTCGATTATGTCAGTCGCCGAAGGTCACAACGATGAATTGATGGAAAGGGGTGACGGAAGTGGTGAGCTACCAGAGGATGAAATCATCAGACAATGGGGATGTCGATGGCTGAGAGCGTTCAGGCGAAAAGCCGGCGTTGAGGAATCATTTATCGCtgaagccatggccactgCAACCCCTATCGGAACAACGGCGCCTCCGCCCCAGGAAGGTACCACGGCTATAGATGGTCCAGCAGATGGAGATCTAGACGTCGCGGATGCAGATGGGGCTGTGGATGTCTCATGAAACGGTTATTAGGAGGTCATTGGGAGGATTTGCATATTAGCCTCTTCCGTCAACATTCGTCCTTTGTCTTGGTACTACTAAAAGAAGAGTAGCTGTATACTTATCTCTATTAGAtatgcttttgttttccctttttttttccccttcttctttcttccattctttctttcaataaGGGATGCAGAAAGGCGTTTCTACACTGTAGTTCAAGACTGGTTCGATCTACTCACCAGCTGGCATCAGGAATTCGAAGGGTATTCAACTGCACAAAAGTCACTACCATGTCTCAAAGCACACTTCATAAGTTGGGCATTATTATCAgcactacggagtagatgttgaaagagcagcaaaataaaagcaaactGGGAGTATTAGGATGTATACTTTATATTAATCACAGCATATAATACCATGATCATTATTCAATCTGACAGTTGTATACCTATCAACACTATACTTGATCACATACCTAGTATTCTGGTAGGAAACTCAAGGTGGTGCAACTAAGAGTTGGACTAACTAAGCAAGCTAGCCCGTTGTACTTTAGCGATGCA includes the following:
- a CDS encoding NCBP1 family protein (nuclear cap-binding complex, subunit NCBP1/CBP80) yields the protein MVDYERRHHGPKGGRKRRYREDDDYDRRQRRKYEEPLVAKVRRQLLTIAESAARRAEDDVVNIAKSVADNYEDEELRQTFVAISVDLALEQPLKIPFIAATVLSANLYRSELVSDVLTKASEYLQHYINNGAWREVKLLLRLLGCLQILYEGDGIFPILEELFERAVVLQTASSEDLLGLELVKIILFTIPYIMASPITGFEAQANALLEKTDIIASTPHALVELVNPFSPEHDTSSAAQSVISLLQSQLQQEASRNWELACLPRPWKGGRDNEEEQKPLDSGAKHAFPQITVPDPVQNGSRAIFPEVYMSVYSNQEVETVPPTSDIASSLLRDALVDTINILDFNRIATAKYLIDIDCYFTPHTFVKRATPFDRLRDISGDRPTWKPEDVAVDAVFSQLFQLPSPQHKLVYYHSVLTECCKIAPAAIAPSLGRAIRFLYRSLETIDLDLSHRFLDWFAHHLSNFGFTWKWSEWIDDLELSSVHPKMAFIIGALDKEIRLSFAQRIRGTLPDPYQDLITEGKEKDTPDFKYSLDTTPYANEGTEIMQLIRKKATDDDILPIINAIEEQARAMGVEDPMLPSTDAFVTAICFVGSKSLSHVLSCIERNKERLLAIGPKSTRARRQIITSVMEYWTDQPGIGINIIDKLLNYTILTPLSVIEWALVDKLEAGTILARTHVFEMISATVGKVTNRLRQIVAARTQPGLYEPQLSVLDETLNREKADMQALFKVIEDSIMSVAEGHNDELMERGDGSGELPEDEIIRQWGCRWLRAFRRKAGVEESFIAEAMATATPIGTTAPPPQEGTTAIDGPADGDLDVADADGAVDVS